A section of the Bremerella sp. JC817 genome encodes:
- a CDS encoding metallophosphoesterase family protein, whose protein sequence is DLTEASVVHTVAGAGLACHYVLGNNDFDLEGIERAVGATGGSLHGWAAELELAGRRVGVTHGHLTGEFRRLLAAEPDYLLFGHSHQ, encoded by the coding sequence GCGACCTGACCGAGGCGTCGGTCGTGCACACGGTCGCCGGGGCGGGGCTCGCGTGCCATTACGTGCTCGGGAATAACGACTTCGACCTCGAGGGGATCGAGCGGGCGGTCGGGGCGACCGGCGGGAGTCTGCACGGCTGGGCGGCGGAGCTGGAGCTGGCGGGGCGCCGGGTCGGGGTCACGCACGGCCACCTGACGGGCGAATTCCGGCGCCTGCTCGCGGCCGAGCCGGATTACCTGCTCTTCGGCCACTCGCATCAATAG